A genome region from Maridesulfovibrio salexigens DSM 2638 includes the following:
- a CDS encoding DVU_1553 family AMP-dependent CoA ligase → MTERPLGKWLNLRMGRDPDIQPVSVRELQEWQFASLRQTLFQAVKNCPFYHERLAGIQTGAVHSPADLEKLPFTTADDLRNGPENFLCVSQDEVARAITLASSGSSGPPKRLFFSAGDLERTIEFFQYGMSPMLKEGETILAILPDSRPGGVGSLFAESISLLGGETVLPVNPSYISTLLNLLLDSHASCILGPAIQIHALARMLENKGITINHVRSVLLCWDVLPQTSMQTIARVFGCEVFSHWGMTETCLGGGVECHSGSGMHLREPDFFVEIINPATEKQVPDGHKGEIVISTLSRRAMPLIRYRTGDVGCIMPDECSCGLPLRRLGAVEGRLDDGIILPGGSRLDLGELNNIILAHKDILDFTVDYHTDELALSFKLDVLPGSKPSPQIKQLVMDYPKIQQACANHNLKISARLANQDGTIHSGFGKRSITVNPIKAGNL, encoded by the coding sequence ATGACTGAACGCCCGCTGGGTAAATGGCTCAATCTGCGCATGGGCCGTGATCCCGATATACAACCTGTCTCAGTGCGCGAACTGCAGGAATGGCAGTTTGCGTCATTGCGCCAGACATTGTTTCAAGCTGTAAAGAACTGTCCCTTCTACCACGAGCGACTGGCCGGAATTCAAACCGGGGCCGTACACTCCCCTGCGGACCTTGAAAAACTACCTTTCACTACTGCCGATGACCTACGCAACGGTCCTGAAAATTTTCTCTGTGTCTCACAGGATGAAGTTGCCCGAGCCATAACCTTAGCCAGTTCCGGCTCCAGTGGTCCGCCCAAACGCCTTTTTTTCTCTGCTGGGGACCTTGAAAGGACCATTGAATTTTTCCAGTACGGAATGTCCCCCATGCTTAAGGAAGGGGAAACCATTCTGGCGATACTGCCCGACTCACGCCCCGGAGGAGTAGGTTCACTCTTTGCTGAATCAATCTCTTTGCTGGGCGGGGAAACCGTACTCCCGGTCAACCCTTCATATATCAGCACTCTGCTCAACCTACTGCTCGATAGCCACGCCAGCTGCATTTTAGGACCGGCTATCCAGATTCATGCCTTGGCCCGGATGCTGGAAAACAAAGGAATCACCATTAACCATGTCCGCTCGGTTCTGCTCTGCTGGGATGTACTGCCCCAGACCAGTATGCAGACGATTGCCCGTGTCTTCGGTTGCGAAGTATTTTCCCACTGGGGCATGACTGAAACCTGTCTTGGCGGCGGAGTGGAATGTCATTCCGGTTCAGGAATGCACCTGCGCGAACCGGATTTCTTTGTGGAAATTATCAATCCGGCCACAGAAAAACAGGTTCCTGACGGACACAAGGGCGAAATAGTAATCAGCACCCTTTCCCGCAGGGCTATGCCGCTGATCCGCTACCGCACAGGGGATGTTGGCTGCATAATGCCTGATGAATGTTCCTGCGGCCTGCCTTTACGCAGGCTGGGGGCAGTGGAAGGCAGACTCGATGACGGCATAATTCTTCCCGGAGGAAGCCGACTGGACTTGGGCGAACTAAACAACATCATCCTTGCCCATAAAGATATTCTCGACTTCACAGTTGATTATCATACTGATGAACTGGCTCTGTCTTTCAAACTGGATGTACTGCCCGGATCAAAGCCCAGCCCGCAAATAAAACAATTGGTTATGGACTATCCAAAAATCCAACAGGCTTGTGCCAACCACAATTTGAAAATCTCAGCCAGACTTGCTAATCAGGATGGAACCATTCATTCCGGTTTCGGCAAGCGTTCCATAACAGTAAACCCGATAAAGGCCGGTAACCTATGA
- the trsS gene encoding radical SAM (seleno)protein TrsS: protein MDISFDVAATESLCPVCLKKISARKVTENGESRIVKECPEHGKFSTPFWRGEPAVSGWSRPKIPSAPPVMDTTESKGCPFDCGLCPDHNQHTCTTLVEITWRCDLKCKVCFASAGQKVPADPTILELDNLLQKVRATAGPCNLQLSGGEPAVRDDLPRIAELAKKHGFPFVQVNTNGVRVAQDPGLAKRWAAGGVDSAFLQFDGTNDHIYKTIRGRNLLEEKIKAIENLTAAGIGVVLVPTVVPGVNNDDIGEILKLAVSYAPGVRGVHFQPVSYFGRYPAPPSDDMRITLPEIMTALEEQSDQLVHKDDFMPPGCEHSLCSFHANYLVMEDGTLKKLSAKKEGCCTPKPASEGADKSKAFVRRQWAAPKSGCECQEPKDDLDRFLNRAKTHILAISGMAFQDAWTLDLDRLKGCCIHVAAPDGRLIPFCAYNLTAMDGSTLYRRMIDD from the coding sequence ATGGATATTAGTTTTGATGTTGCTGCGACAGAATCCCTTTGTCCGGTTTGCCTAAAAAAAATTTCTGCACGCAAGGTTACTGAAAACGGTGAAAGCCGCATTGTGAAAGAATGTCCGGAACACGGGAAATTCAGCACTCCTTTCTGGCGTGGGGAACCCGCAGTTTCCGGCTGGTCTCGTCCTAAGATTCCTTCGGCTCCCCCGGTAATGGACACAACTGAAAGTAAGGGCTGCCCTTTTGATTGCGGCCTTTGCCCGGATCACAACCAGCATACTTGTACCACATTGGTGGAAATCACATGGCGTTGCGACTTAAAATGTAAGGTATGCTTTGCTTCAGCAGGCCAGAAAGTTCCGGCAGATCCGACCATTCTTGAACTGGATAATCTGCTGCAAAAAGTCCGTGCCACTGCCGGACCTTGCAACTTACAGCTTTCAGGCGGCGAGCCGGCTGTCCGCGATGACCTGCCACGAATTGCCGAGCTTGCCAAAAAACATGGTTTTCCATTTGTGCAGGTCAATACAAATGGGGTGCGCGTTGCTCAGGACCCCGGACTGGCCAAGCGCTGGGCTGCAGGCGGGGTTGATTCCGCATTTTTGCAATTCGACGGAACAAACGACCATATTTACAAGACCATCAGGGGCCGCAACCTGCTGGAAGAAAAGATAAAAGCAATTGAGAACCTCACTGCGGCGGGGATTGGGGTAGTATTGGTGCCTACAGTTGTTCCCGGCGTGAACAACGATGACATCGGAGAAATACTGAAGCTGGCTGTTTCATATGCTCCGGGGGTACGCGGAGTACATTTCCAGCCGGTCAGCTATTTCGGACGCTATCCCGCCCCGCCTTCAGACGATATGCGCATTACCCTGCCCGAAATCATGACCGCCCTTGAAGAGCAGAGCGATCAGTTGGTCCATAAGGATGATTTCATGCCTCCGGGATGTGAACATTCCCTGTGCTCCTTCCATGCAAATTATCTGGTCATGGAAGACGGCACCTTAAAAAAGCTGTCAGCGAAAAAAGAAGGCTGCTGCACCCCGAAACCGGCTTCCGAAGGGGCAGACAAATCCAAGGCTTTCGTGCGCCGTCAATGGGCTGCACCAAAATCTGGCTGCGAGTGTCAGGAACCAAAGGACGACCTCGACCGCTTTTTGAACCGGGCCAAAACACACATTCTAGCCATATCGGGAATGGCCTTTCAAGATGCATGGACACTTGACCTTGACCGCTTAAAAGGGTGTTGTATCCATGTGGCCGCTCCAGACGGCAGGCTGATACCTTTCTGTGCCTACAATCTTACCGCCATGGACGGCTCCACCTTATACAGGAGGATGATTGATGACTGA
- a CDS encoding DVU_1555 family C-GCAxxG-C-C protein produces the protein MTDTDIRIMQLNGAGYCCAQIMIILCLDNLQQENPALVRAAQGLCMGMGDCAGTCGILSGGLCALGLYAGKGTEVEAAEDNYPLLVETFREWFKERVSTEFGGIKCSDILDGECGAPRADRCGVLLGEAYAQLVNILLENGFDPAVGRDDSDGY, from the coding sequence ATGACCGATACAGATATTAGAATAATGCAACTTAATGGTGCTGGTTATTGCTGCGCCCAAATAATGATCATCCTCTGTCTTGATAATTTACAGCAGGAGAATCCGGCCCTTGTTCGCGCTGCACAGGGATTATGCATGGGCATGGGTGACTGCGCCGGGACCTGCGGCATATTAAGCGGAGGACTTTGCGCACTGGGACTTTACGCTGGCAAGGGTACCGAAGTTGAGGCTGCTGAAGACAATTATCCCCTGCTGGTGGAAACTTTCCGTGAATGGTTTAAAGAAAGAGTCAGCACAGAATTCGGCGGCATTAAATGCAGCGATATTCTGGACGGGGAATGCGGAGCACCGAGAGCGGACCGCTGTGGAGTACTGCTTGGTGAAGCCTATGCTCAACTTGTGAACATATTACTGGAAAACGGATTTGATCCGGCTGTTGGAAGGGATGATTCTGATGGATATTAG
- the trsM gene encoding DVU_1556 family methyltransferase — MTGTPLWEKSILRDAAGNTLRPGGFTITDRAVELARLKSGARVLDVGCGLGATVEHLHEKHGFNAFGMDYSPRQLSEAPAELPLTRADGSNLPYADSSFEAVFCECVLSLIPNKEKAILEFKRVLTKGGKLIISDLYQRGKGLDQCSDGSCASTPLYLKRIEQIFKENGMQITSIEDYSRLLVELAAKLVFAGEKNPTAGQNCCDRPGYMLLIAEC; from the coding sequence ATGACTGGTACTCCGCTCTGGGAAAAATCCATCCTTCGCGATGCCGCCGGAAACACCCTGCGCCCCGGTGGATTCACCATCACTGACCGTGCTGTTGAACTGGCCCGGCTCAAATCAGGTGCACGGGTGCTTGATGTTGGGTGCGGACTGGGCGCAACAGTTGAGCATCTGCATGAAAAACACGGTTTCAACGCTTTCGGCATGGATTATTCTCCACGCCAGCTTTCTGAAGCACCGGCAGAGCTCCCGCTTACCCGCGCGGACGGTTCAAATCTACCCTATGCAGACTCCAGTTTTGAAGCCGTTTTCTGCGAATGTGTACTGTCTCTGATCCCTAATAAGGAAAAGGCGATTCTAGAATTCAAGCGAGTACTCACAAAAGGCGGCAAATTAATTATCAGCGACCTTTACCAGCGCGGGAAAGGGCTTGACCAATGCAGCGACGGATCATGTGCAAGTACGCCGCTTTATCTAAAACGCATAGAGCAGATATTTAAAGAGAACGGGATGCAGATAACATCAATCGAAGACTATTCCCGATTACTGGTTGAACTGGCTGCAAAGCTGGTCTTCGCCGGGGAAAAAAATCCCACCGCAGGGCAGAATTGCTGCGACCGCCCCGGTTATATGTTGTTGATCGCAGAGTGTTAA
- a CDS encoding DVU_1557 family redox protein, whose protein sequence is MSTMKVLDEDFSSWKCATCGHNLNPSPVELEYLDSRFNVELPACPDCGFVLIPEELALGKMAEVERMLEDK, encoded by the coding sequence ATGAGTACTATGAAAGTTCTTGATGAAGATTTTTCTTCTTGGAAATGTGCAACGTGCGGGCACAACCTGAATCCTTCGCCTGTTGAGTTGGAATATCTTGATAGCAGGTTCAATGTAGAATTACCCGCATGCCCGGATTGCGGATTCGTGCTTATTCCCGAAGAACTGGCGCTGGGCAAAATGGCCGAAGTGGAACGGATGCTGGAGGACAAATAA
- a CDS encoding pyridine nucleotide-disulfide oxidoreductase/dicluster-binding protein, which translates to MDQKNLRDWEARCTQEEPPKCKARCPLHVDGREFCRSLAAGQIDKAWAVLCKTMPFPAITARICDGDCQNDCLRSQKGGGIELAAMERFVADNAKRSPMIRALPPKGKNIAIFGAHLAAMTAAWDLGKKGFTVIVFCEDKLQGFESLPADKVSNEIIEKELAQLGKMNVSFAEHGKPEPQTIMAARESFDAVFVDPLVYNTSQLGISEVDPGTLQTNIEFLFASPDASGKSTLELLAIGRKGALSIERKLQNASLTAGRDREDPFETRLFTNISKVEAVPPVNVPAEGYSSEQAREEASRCMLCECMECVNNCAYLEEFKSYPKAYARQIYNNASIVMGTRMANTMINSCMLCGLCEKVCPENFAMQDLCLEARQDLVKKGHMPPSAHEFAFRDMDFADSSSCALVKHQPEKSTSARVFFPGCQLSASDPGAIERTYAHLCSKLDGGTGLMLRCCGAPADWAGQQEMFDRKMESLKRDWESLGRPQIIAACPSCMESLHKGLPEADVISLWSILSSEARQLDQHPEAELLSLQDPCSARENHELMNDVRLLLSRMDVTFEEPELSGTHTECCGFGGLLANANEPLSRKVAERRAEKLDHDGITYCAMCRDMLSKAGKRCQHILDILFPDGKEDPAGRIAPGYSARRENRVRLKETLLRETWNEQPEPRNDYETVAVEFTPEATKMMEERRILLSDVQKTLHSVQDSKQVLENTESGHLLVQFRPVTVTYWVEYEMKDNTYLVHRVWSHRMRVLG; encoded by the coding sequence ATGGATCAAAAAAATTTACGCGACTGGGAAGCTAGGTGTACTCAGGAAGAGCCGCCTAAATGTAAAGCCCGCTGTCCGCTGCATGTGGATGGACGGGAATTTTGCCGTTCATTGGCAGCAGGTCAGATAGATAAGGCCTGGGCCGTGCTCTGCAAAACCATGCCGTTTCCTGCCATTACTGCCCGCATCTGTGACGGAGACTGTCAAAACGACTGTCTGCGCTCTCAAAAAGGCGGCGGTATTGAGCTGGCCGCGATGGAACGGTTTGTTGCGGACAATGCCAAACGCTCACCCATGATCCGTGCTTTGCCTCCCAAAGGTAAAAACATTGCTATTTTCGGTGCCCATCTAGCAGCTATGACAGCGGCATGGGACCTCGGCAAGAAGGGATTTACCGTTATTGTTTTCTGCGAAGACAAGCTTCAGGGCTTCGAAAGTCTTCCGGCAGATAAAGTCAGCAATGAAATCATTGAAAAAGAACTGGCTCAGCTCGGCAAAATGAATGTTTCCTTTGCGGAACACGGCAAGCCTGAGCCGCAAACAATTATGGCCGCCCGCGAAAGTTTTGATGCAGTATTTGTCGATCCACTGGTATACAACACTTCACAACTGGGAATTAGTGAAGTGGATCCCGGCACTTTGCAAACTAACATTGAATTCCTGTTCGCCTCTCCGGATGCAAGCGGAAAATCAACCCTCGAACTCCTCGCGATAGGCCGCAAGGGTGCGCTTTCCATTGAACGTAAACTCCAAAATGCATCCCTTACTGCCGGACGCGACCGCGAAGATCCTTTTGAAACAAGACTCTTCACCAATATCAGCAAAGTTGAAGCAGTCCCCCCGGTAAACGTCCCTGCCGAAGGTTATTCTTCGGAACAGGCCCGAGAAGAAGCTTCCCGCTGCATGCTCTGTGAATGCATGGAGTGCGTGAACAATTGTGCATATCTAGAAGAATTCAAGAGCTACCCCAAGGCGTACGCCCGTCAGATATACAACAACGCCTCCATTGTTATGGGCACCCGCATGGCTAACACCATGATCAATTCCTGTATGCTCTGCGGACTCTGCGAAAAAGTCTGCCCTGAAAATTTCGCCATGCAGGACCTCTGCCTCGAAGCACGGCAGGATCTTGTAAAGAAAGGACACATGCCGCCATCAGCCCATGAATTCGCCTTTCGCGATATGGATTTTGCAGACTCCTCATCCTGTGCGCTGGTCAAACACCAGCCGGAAAAATCAACAAGTGCACGAGTTTTCTTCCCCGGATGCCAGCTAAGCGCATCCGACCCCGGAGCCATAGAGCGGACATACGCACATCTTTGCTCCAAGTTAGATGGTGGAACCGGACTTATGCTTCGCTGCTGCGGCGCCCCTGCCGACTGGGCCGGACAGCAGGAAATGTTTGATCGCAAGATGGAATCTCTGAAACGTGATTGGGAATCACTTGGACGTCCGCAGATTATCGCTGCATGTCCGTCCTGTATGGAAAGCCTGCATAAGGGATTACCCGAGGCGGATGTCATTTCCCTTTGGTCAATCCTAAGCTCTGAAGCGAGACAGCTTGATCAGCACCCGGAAGCCGAGCTGCTTTCATTGCAGGATCCTTGTTCAGCACGCGAAAACCATGAACTTATGAATGATGTGCGTCTACTGCTCAGCAGAATGGATGTCACATTTGAGGAACCGGAACTTTCCGGGACTCATACCGAATGCTGCGGCTTCGGCGGATTGCTGGCAAATGCCAATGAACCGCTTTCCCGCAAAGTAGCTGAACGCAGGGCCGAAAAGCTGGATCATGACGGCATTACTTACTGCGCCATGTGCCGTGACATGCTTTCCAAGGCAGGAAAACGCTGCCAGCACATTCTCGACATCCTTTTCCCTGACGGCAAAGAAGATCCGGCCGGACGTATCGCCCCCGGTTACTCTGCACGCCGTGAAAACAGGGTTCGTTTGAAAGAAACCCTGCTCCGCGAAACATGGAACGAACAACCCGAACCACGCAACGATTATGAAACCGTAGCCGTGGAATTCACTCCAGAAGCCACAAAAATGATGGAAGAACGGCGCATCCTTTTGTCAGACGTACAAAAGACGCTGCATTCTGTGCAGGATTCAAAGCAAGTACTTGAAAATACAGAAAGTGGACACCTACTGGTACAGTTTCGACCGGTTACAGTAACCTACTGGGTAGAATACGAAATGAAAGACAATACTTATTTGGTCCATCGAGTCTGGTCCCACCGCATGCGGGTACTGGGATAA
- a CDS encoding molybdopterin-dependent aldehyde oxidoreductase, whose translation MLKRTLKVNGVEKFIICDNDDTLASVLREKLGLLSVKIGCGTGQCGSCSVIIDGKLKRTCALKMKRVEDFTEILTTEGIGTPTKLHPIQLAWIAHGGAQCGFCTPGFVVSTYALLIANPKPTREDIREWFQKHRNACRCTGYKPLVDAVQDAAAVMRGDMSEDELMFKMPEDQRIWGSKYPRPTAVAKVTGTLEYGADLGLNMPEGSLKCALVQAEVSHANVISIDTSEAEAMEGVEKVVTYKDIKGKNRITGLITFPTNKGDGWDRPILADEKIFQYGDAIAIVCATSEKIAKAAAKKVKVELEQLPEYMDAPSAMAEDAIEIHPGTPNVYFEQKIVKGEDTAPIMDKADVVLEGSYYVQRQPHMPIEPDVGFAFIDDDGKLNIHSKSIGLHLHAAMIAPGLGVELENLIMVQNYAGGTFGYKFSPTMEALVGAACLATGKPVFLNYTWEQQQQYTGKRSPFFTDIRLAASKDGELLGMETDWICDHGPYSEFGDLLTLRGAQFIGAGYKLENIRGLGKTVCTNHAWGSAFRGYGAPESEFGYEVMMDELAEKIGMDPFDLREKNVYRESQGDTTPTGCKPEVYCLEDIFTAGRPKYEEMKKWAAEDAAEGFKRGVGIAVGIYGSGLDGPDTAESAIELNKDGSVTLFNCWHDHGQGADIGCLGTAHETLRPLGLKPEQIHLVMNDTRNCPNGGPAGGSRSQVVIGNAIIAACRNLMDAMRKADNSYMSYDEMVAAGKELRYEGKWSAPATDCDENGQGSPFACYMYGLFMSGVEVEIATGKVQVEKMKLVADIGKINNKLAVDGQMYGGLAQGVGLALTEDYEDIKKHSTMVGAGFPYIKQIPDDIELVYVETERPDGPHGASGVGELPLTTPHASVINAIYNACGARVTHLPARPEKVLAAMKG comes from the coding sequence ATGCTTAAACGGACTCTAAAAGTTAACGGCGTAGAGAAGTTCATCATTTGCGACAATGATGATACCCTCGCCAGTGTTCTGCGTGAAAAACTCGGTCTGCTCAGTGTTAAGATCGGTTGCGGAACCGGACAGTGCGGTAGCTGCTCCGTCATCATCGACGGCAAACTCAAGCGCACTTGTGCCCTCAAAATGAAACGGGTTGAAGATTTCACTGAGATACTCACTACTGAAGGTATCGGTACCCCCACCAAGCTGCACCCCATCCAGCTCGCATGGATTGCCCACGGCGGCGCACAGTGCGGTTTCTGTACTCCCGGTTTTGTTGTTTCCACCTACGCTCTGCTTATCGCCAATCCCAAACCTACCCGCGAAGATATCCGCGAATGGTTCCAGAAGCACCGCAACGCATGCCGCTGCACCGGTTACAAACCGTTGGTTGACGCAGTTCAGGACGCAGCAGCAGTTATGCGCGGCGACATGAGCGAAGATGAACTGATGTTCAAAATGCCCGAAGACCAGCGCATCTGGGGTTCCAAATATCCCCGTCCCACCGCAGTTGCCAAAGTTACAGGTACTCTCGAATACGGTGCAGACCTCGGTCTGAACATGCCCGAAGGTTCCCTCAAGTGCGCTCTGGTACAGGCTGAAGTTTCCCACGCCAACGTTATCTCCATTGATACTTCCGAAGCAGAAGCAATGGAAGGCGTTGAAAAGGTTGTTACCTACAAAGACATCAAGGGTAAAAACCGCATTACCGGTCTGATCACCTTCCCCACCAACAAAGGTGACGGTTGGGACCGCCCCATCCTCGCAGATGAAAAGATCTTCCAGTACGGTGACGCTATCGCCATCGTTTGTGCTACTTCCGAAAAAATCGCGAAAGCAGCAGCCAAGAAGGTAAAAGTAGAACTGGAACAGCTGCCCGAATACATGGATGCTCCTTCCGCTATGGCTGAAGACGCAATAGAAATTCATCCCGGCACTCCCAACGTTTACTTTGAACAGAAGATCGTTAAGGGTGAAGACACTGCTCCTATCATGGACAAAGCAGACGTTGTGCTTGAAGGCTCCTACTATGTACAGCGCCAGCCGCACATGCCCATCGAGCCGGACGTAGGTTTCGCTTTCATCGATGATGACGGCAAACTCAACATCCACTCCAAATCCATCGGCCTGCATCTGCACGCAGCCATGATCGCTCCCGGTCTCGGTGTCGAGCTGGAAAACCTGATCATGGTTCAGAACTACGCCGGCGGTACCTTCGGTTACAAGTTCTCCCCCACCATGGAAGCACTGGTCGGCGCAGCCTGCCTCGCAACCGGAAAGCCTGTATTCCTGAACTACACTTGGGAACAGCAGCAGCAGTACACAGGTAAACGCTCTCCCTTCTTCACCGACATCCGCCTTGCTGCAAGCAAAGACGGTGAACTGCTCGGTATGGAAACCGACTGGATCTGCGACCACGGTCCCTACTCCGAATTCGGTGACCTGCTGACCCTGCGCGGCGCACAGTTCATCGGTGCCGGTTACAAACTGGAGAACATCCGCGGCCTCGGTAAAACCGTCTGCACCAACCACGCCTGGGGTTCCGCTTTCCGCGGTTACGGTGCTCCTGAAAGTGAATTCGGCTATGAAGTCATGATGGACGAACTGGCAGAAAAGATCGGCATGGACCCCTTCGATCTGCGCGAAAAGAACGTCTATCGCGAAAGCCAGGGCGACACCACTCCCACCGGCTGTAAACCTGAAGTATACTGCCTGGAAGACATCTTCACCGCCGGTCGTCCCAAGTACGAGGAAATGAAGAAATGGGCTGCTGAAGATGCAGCTGAAGGCTTCAAACGCGGCGTTGGTATCGCAGTTGGTATCTACGGTTCCGGTCTTGACGGACCTGACACCGCAGAATCCGCAATCGAACTGAACAAAGACGGTTCTGTAACCCTCTTCAACTGCTGGCATGACCACGGTCAGGGTGCGGACATCGGTTGTCTGGGTACTGCTCACGAAACCCTGCGTCCCCTCGGCCTCAAGCCTGAGCAGATTCATCTGGTTATGAACGACACCCGCAACTGCCCCAACGGTGGCCCCGCAGGTGGTAGCCGCTCACAGGTTGTGATCGGTAACGCAATTATTGCAGCATGCCGCAACCTGATGGATGCAATGCGCAAAGCAGACAACTCCTACATGAGCTATGACGAAATGGTCGCAGCCGGTAAAGAGCTCCGTTACGAAGGTAAATGGTCCGCTCCGGCAACCGATTGTGATGAAAACGGTCAGGGTAGCCCCTTTGCCTGCTACATGTACGGTCTGTTCATGTCCGGCGTAGAAGTTGAAATCGCAACCGGTAAAGTTCAGGTTGAAAAGATGAAACTCGTTGCCGACATCGGTAAGATCAACAACAAACTTGCTGTTGACGGTCAGATGTACGGTGGTCTGGCACAGGGTGTCGGTCTGGCCCTCACTGAGGACTACGAAGACATCAAGAAGCACTCCACCATGGTCGGTGCTGGCTTCCCCTACATCAAACAGATTCCCGATGATATCGAACTCGTATACGTTGAAACCGAACGTCCCGACGGCCCGCACGGTGCCTCCGGTGTTGGTGAGCTTCCGCTGACCACCCCGCACGCTTCTGTTATCAACGCTATCTACAATGCCTGCGGCGCACGCGTAACCCATCTCCCGGCTCGCCCCGAGAAGGTTCTCGCTGCAATGAAAGGCTAA
- a CDS encoding molybdopterin-binding protein has product MMKTVPVQDSIGNVLCHDMTRIVPGEYKGPAFKKGHIITPEDIPVLLEIGKEHVYILTLEDGQLHENDAARRIAKAAAGPGITLTDISEGRINMVASPGLLCINVEALNRINCIDEVVLATLHNGIQITESREVAGTRVVPLVIDESKIEQVEEICRECGPIVSVKPFRNLKVGLITTGSEVYHGRIKDKFGPVIRKKFSKLNSEVIGQTFVSDDPDMTSTAILKAIDDGAQMVVVTGGMSVDPDDQTPASIRATGAEIVTYGSPTFPGVMFMIGYLNGVPIVGLPGCVMYYRASIFDLIVPRIVAGERPTRMEIAELGHGGFCAGCDTCRYPLCSFGK; this is encoded by the coding sequence ATGATGAAAACTGTTCCTGTTCAGGACTCCATCGGTAATGTCCTCTGCCATGACATGACCCGAATCGTCCCCGGAGAATACAAGGGCCCTGCCTTTAAGAAAGGACATATCATCACCCCGGAAGATATTCCGGTACTCTTAGAAATCGGCAAGGAGCATGTTTACATCCTTACCCTCGAAGACGGACAGCTGCACGAAAACGATGCCGCAAGACGCATTGCCAAAGCTGCTGCCGGACCGGGAATAACTCTCACTGATATCAGTGAGGGACGTATTAACATGGTCGCTTCACCGGGCTTGCTTTGTATCAATGTGGAAGCCCTGAACCGCATCAACTGTATCGACGAAGTTGTGCTGGCCACCCTGCACAACGGCATCCAGATCACTGAATCCCGCGAAGTTGCCGGAACCAGAGTTGTTCCGCTGGTTATCGATGAAAGCAAGATCGAGCAGGTTGAAGAAATCTGCCGTGAATGCGGTCCCATTGTCAGCGTGAAGCCTTTCCGCAATCTCAAAGTGGGTCTGATCACTACCGGAAGTGAAGTCTATCACGGCCGGATTAAAGACAAATTCGGTCCGGTTATCCGCAAAAAATTTTCCAAACTCAATTCAGAAGTCATCGGCCAGACCTTTGTCAGCGATGATCCCGATATGACCAGCACCGCGATCCTCAAGGCAATTGATGACGGAGCGCAAATGGTGGTGGTCACCGGCGGCATGAGCGTCGACCCTGACGACCAGACCCCGGCATCCATCCGGGCCACAGGTGCTGAAATAGTTACCTACGGCTCCCCCACCTTCCCCGGAGTAATGTTCATGATCGGCTATCTGAACGGCGTACCCATTGTCGGGCTGCCGGGCTGCGTCATGTACTACCGGGCCAGTATTTTCGACCTTATAGTTCCGCGGATTGTGGCTGGCGAACGCCCCACCCGCATGGAAATCGCCGAGTTGGGCCACGGTGGTTTCTGCGCCGGTTGCGATACCTGTCGCTACCCGCTGTGTTCTTTCGGTAAATAG
- a CDS encoding Rossmann-like domain-containing protein, translating to MKESILKEVQSRAYDIWKSAGILDESIEVKARTLSTEEAIGNPEGDDFPLLRGKEKLMEAEFRGYKGQAFTDRYGDFSNTLREIAEMDLTNNFRRAIFVSALNAVQCSLGNAERTIHCKDEGPALCAPQLGDYIAKEYGNPKLGLIGFQPAMIKALSGRFEMRIVDLDPDNIGTVKCGINVEGPDNTAEVLDDVNLLVVTGSTIVNDTIGNFLRDDKPTIFFGTTVSAAAEMMGWQRFCCQSS from the coding sequence ATGAAAGAATCAATTTTAAAAGAGGTCCAGTCCCGGGCCTACGATATCTGGAAATCAGCTGGCATACTCGATGAAAGCATTGAAGTTAAAGCACGAACCTTGAGCACTGAAGAAGCCATAGGCAATCCTGAAGGTGACGACTTCCCGCTTCTGCGCGGTAAGGAAAAACTAATGGAAGCTGAATTCCGAGGCTACAAGGGACAGGCCTTCACTGACCGCTATGGGGATTTCAGCAATACCCTGCGTGAAATAGCAGAAATGGACCTAACCAATAACTTTCGCCGCGCTATCTTCGTTTCCGCACTTAATGCTGTGCAATGCAGCCTCGGCAATGCCGAACGAACTATTCATTGTAAGGACGAGGGTCCGGCTCTCTGCGCTCCTCAACTTGGCGATTATATTGCAAAAGAATACGGCAACCCCAAACTGGGACTCATCGGTTTTCAGCCGGCTATGATCAAAGCCCTTTCCGGTCGTTTTGAAATGCGCATAGTAGATCTCGATCCAGACAATATCGGGACGGTAAAATGTGGAATCAATGTGGAAGGACCGGATAATACGGCTGAAGTGCTTGATGATGTAAACCTGTTGGTTGTCACCGGGTCAACCATAGTTAACGATACCATCGGCAACTTCCTTCGTGATGACAAACCGACAATTTTCTTCGGCACTACCGTATCCGCTGCCGCGGAAATGATGGGCTGGCAACGATTCTGCTGCCAGAGTTCTTAA